The following proteins are co-located in the Solanum pennellii chromosome 1, SPENNV200 genome:
- the LOC107008535 gene encoding heavy metal-associated isoprenylated plant protein 35: protein MAAQDRQEDQPELQNYKTWVLKVSIHCEGCKRKVKKILQQVPGVYTIDIDLKQQKATVTGNVEAEALLRKLHKSGKHAELVPQQTDHKEKKSAKIKSNEKQINPQNKEAESTTQPDINTHKNVKSNEKIAAPKEPSVKIQEASDEAVPKRSEKPSTGSAKPTEETGTASGDKPAEAEKENETVKEIKSEGKKPVTDSTGKQQIPVAAEKKVTDSDDASASGEKSGGGPVGEASGNTGKKKKKKGQNSNNVEGTQSMVAPAGPVFENHNMGPPVFAPTNDSPPRHPSYHYYPQQGPQFYAPPPAPAYVVSYNTAQPTANYTASYYAPAPPTSYAYTYSCPSHVTEPPPSDVDTYPRQPLDSFEMFSDENPNGCFIM, encoded by the exons ATGGCAGCACAAGATCGACAAGAAGATCAACCTGAACTCCAGAACTACAAG ACTTGGGTTTTGAAAGTTTCCATTCACTGTGAAGGCTGTAAAAGGAAAGTTAAGAAAATTCTCCAACAAGTACCTG GAGTGTATACTATAGATATCGATCTCAAGCAACAGAAAGCAACAGTAACTGGGAATGTAGAAGCAGAAGCTCTTCTCAGGAAACTACACAAATCCGGTAAACACGCTGAATTAGTACCACAACAGACTGATCACAAGGAGAAAAAGTCTGCTAAAATCAAGAGCAATGAGAAACAAATTAACCCACAAAACAAAGAAGCAGAATCAACTACCCAACCTGATATCAATACCCACAAAAATgtcaaatcaaatgaaaaaattgcAGCACCCAAAGAACCTTCAGTAAAAATTCAAGAGGCAAGTGATGAAGCAGTACCCAAACGGAGTGAAAAACCCAGCACCGGTTCAGCGAAACCGACAGAAGAAACCGGCACCGCCTCTGGTGATAAACCGGCGGAGGCTGAAAAAGAGAATGAAACAGTTAAGGAGATAAAATCTGAAGGTAAAAAACCGGTAACCGACTCTACCGGTAAACAACAAATTCCGGTGGCGGCGGAGAAAAAGGTTACTGATAGTGATGATGCTTCAGCTAGTGGAGAAAAAAGCGGTGGTGGCCCAGTTGGTGAAGCAAGTGGCAATACTggtaaaaagaagaaaaagaaagggcAAAACAGTAACAACGTTGAGGGCACACAATCAATGGTTGCTCCGGCAGGTCCAGTATTCGAAAATCATAACATGGGACCACCAGTCTTTGCGCCAACCAATGACAGCCCTCCACGTCATCCATCTTATCATTATTACCCGCAACAGGGCCCACAGTTCTACGCCCCACCACCAGCACCAGCATACGTCGTTAGCTACAATACGGCTCAACCTACGGCTAACTATACGGCGTCGTATTATGCTCCGGCACCTCCAACTTCGTATGCCTATACGTATTCCTGTCCTAGTCATGTAACGGAACCTCCACCGTCCGATGTGGATACGTATCCACGCCAACCGTTGGATTCGTTTGAAATGTTTAGTGATGAAAATCCTAACGGATGTTTTATTATGTAA
- the LOC107015131 gene encoding respiratory burst oxidase homolog protein B, translating into MEIENDSVRGSRVGFSGSLVSGKKSARFKDDESYVEITLDVRDDSVLVQNIKGADHEAALLASKLEKRPNHTLGSQLSFHLKQVSKELKRMTSSNKFQKIDRSKSGAARALRGLQFMNKNVGTEGWPEVESRFDQLAVNGMLAKTLFGQCIGMKESSEFAEELFDALARKRCITSPAVTKYELHEFWEQITDTSFDARLQTFFDMVDKDADGRITQEEVKEIISLSASANKLSKIEDNSDEYAALIMEELDPGNVGYIELYNLETLLLQAPSHSMNLSTNSRVLSQMLSQKLKPTKERNPFKRCKRRLDYFIEDNWKRIWVMVLWLSICAGLFTWKFIQYKRRAVFDVMGYCVSVAKGGAETTKFNMALVLLPVCRNTITWLRSRTKLGKIIPFDDNINFHKVIAFGIAVGVGLHAISHLTCDFPRLLHATDEEYEPMKPFFGDERPKNYWWFVKGTEGWTGVVMVVLMIIAYVLAQPWFRRNRLNLPSTIKKLTGFNAFWYSHHLFVIVYVLFIIHGYFLYLSKKWYKKTTWMYIAVPMILYACERLLRAFRSGYKAVRILKVAVYPGNVMAVHMSKPQGFKYTSGQYIFVNCSDVSSFQWHPFTISSAPGDDYLSVHIRTLGDWTSQLKTLFSKVCEPPTGDQSGLLRADIGKADYKPRLPKLLIDGPYGAPAQDYKKYDVVLLVGLGIGATPLISIVKDVLNNINQQKDIEDGTKGSKRSPFATKRAYFYWVTREQGSFEWFKGVMDEVSENDQEGLIELHNYCTSVYEEGDARSALITMLQSIHQAKSGVDIVSGTRVKTHFARPNWRQVFKRVTINHPDQKIGVFYCGPQGLVGELRHLSQDFSHKTDTKFEFHKENF; encoded by the exons ATGGAGATCGAAAACGATAGTGTGAGAGGATCGAGAGTAGGATTCAGCGGTTCATTAGTTAGTGGGAAGAAAAGTGCAAGGTTCAAAGATGATGAATCGTATGTAGAGATCACTCTTGATGTTCGCGATGATTCTGTTTTGGTTCAAAACATTAAAGGTGCTGATCATGAAGCTGCATTGTTAGCTAGCAAGCTCGAAAAGAGGCCTAACCATACGCTTGGCTCACAGCTTTCGTTTCATTTGAAACAAGTTTCGAAGGAATTGAAAAGAATGACTTCTTCTAATAAGTTTCAGAAAATTGATAGGAGTAAGTCTGGTGCTGCTCGTGCTCTACGCGGACTTCAGTTCATGAACAAGAATGTAGGAACTGAAGGATGGCCTGAAGTTGAATCGCGATTCGATCAACTTGCTGTTAATGGAATGCTAGCAAaaacattgtttggtcaatgcATAG GTATGAAGGAATCAAGTGAGTTTGCTGAGGAATTATTTGATGCTCTAGCTAGGAAGAGATGCATCACATCTCCCGCGGTGACTAAATATGAACTACACGAATTCTGGGAACAAATAACTGATACTAGCTTTGATGCCCGGCTGCAAACTTTCTTCGACAT ggtGGATAAAGATGCAGATGGGAGAATTACTCAAGAAGAGGTGAAAGAG ATCATCAGTCTTAGTGCTTCTGCAAATAAGCTGTCAAAAATCGAGGACAATTCAGATGAATATGCAGCTCTCATCATGGAAGAACTAGATCCAGGCAATGTTGGATACATTGAG CTGTACAACTTGGAGACATTGCTTCTTCAGGCTCCGAGCCACTCGATGAATCTTTCAACTAACAGCAGAGTTCTGAGTCAGATGCTAAGTCAGAAGCTTAAGCCAACGAAAGAGCGAAATCCCTTTAAGAGATGCAAAAGAAGGCTGGACTATTTCATTGAGGACAATTGGAAGAGGATTTGGGTGATGGTTTTGTGGCTATCAATCTGTGCAGGACTTTTTACATGgaaatttattcaatataaaCGTCGCGCTGTCTTTGATGTGATGGGATATTGTGTCTCTGTTGCAAAAGGAGGTGctgaaacaacaaaatttaacatGGCTCTAGTTCTTTTGCCAGTATGCAGAAACACCATAACTTGGCTAAGAAGTAGGACTAAGCTTGGGAAAATAATTCCGTTTGATGATAACATCAATTTCCACAAG GTAATTGCATTTGGAATAGCAGTTGGTGTAGGCTTACATGCAATTTCACACTTAACATGTGATTTTCCCCGGCTGTTACATGCCACGGATGAGGAATACGAGCCAATGAAGCCATTTTTTGGAGATGAAAGACCAAAAAACTACTGGTGGTTTGTGAAAGGCACGGAAGGATGGACCGGTGTTGTGATGGTGGTCCTTATGATCATAGCCTATGTACTAGCCCAACCATGGTTTCGTAGAAACCGACTCAATCTTCCATCAACAATCAAGAAACTCACTGGATTTAACGCTTTTTGGTACTCCCATCACTTATTTGTTATAGTCTATGTCCTCTTCATCATTCACGGATACTTCCTCTACCTCTCCAAAAAATGGTACAAGAAGACA ACATGGATGTATATCGCGGTGCCTATGATACTCTATGCTTGTGAACGTCTGCTTCGTGCATTTAGGTCCGGGTACAAGGCAGTGAGGATTTTGAAG GTAGCTGTATATCCTGGAAATGTAATGGCAGTGCACATGTCTAAGCCTCAGGGCTTTAAGTACACAAGTGGACAGTACATTTTTGTGAACTGTTCTGATGTTTCTTCATTTCAATG GCATCCTTTTACCATCTCCTCAGCTCCGGGAGATGATTACCTAAGTGTGCACATTCGAACATTGGGCGATTGGACATCTCAGCTTAAAACTCTCTTTTCTAAG GTCTGTGAGCCTCCAACTGGTGATCAAAGTGGCCTTTTAAGAGCAGACATAGGGAAAGCTGACTATAAGCCTAG ATTGCCAAAACTATTGATTGATGGCCCTTATGGAGCACCAGCACAGGATTACAAGAAATACGACGTAGTCCTCTTAGTAGGCCTTGGCATTGGAGCAACACCTTTGATAAGCATAGTAAAAGATGTGCTCAATAACATCAACCAACAAAAGGACATTGAAGATGGTACTAAGGGTAGTAAAAGAAGTCCTTTTGCAACTAAACGAGCTTACTTCTATTGGGTAACACGCGAGCAAGGCTCGTTTGAGTGGTTTAAGGGTGTGATGGATGAGGTCTCGGAGAACGATCAAGAAGGCCTAATTGAGCTTCACAACTACTGCACCAGCGTTTATGAAGAAGGCGATGCCCGGTCTGCACTAATCACAATGCTTCAATCAATCCACCAAGCTAAGAGTGGCGTAGACATTGTCTCTGGGACAAGGGTCAAGACTCATTTTGCTAGACCAAATTGGCGCCAAGTTTTCAAACGTGTTACAATTAATCATCCTGATCAAAAAATTG GTGTGTTTTATTGTGGCCCACAAGGTCTAGTTGGAGAACTAAGACATTTATCTCAAGATTTCTCACACAAGACAGACACAAAGTTTGAATTTCATAAAGAAAATTTCTAA
- the LOC107007884 gene encoding probable xyloglucan endotransglucosylase/hydrolase 1 — translation MGTIKGVLFSIVLINLSLVVFCGYPRRPVDVPFWKNYEPSWASHHIKFLNGGTTTDLILDRSSGAGFQSKKSYLFGHFSMKMKLVGGDSAGVVTAFYLSSNNAEHDEIDFEFLGNRTGQPYILQTNVFTGGKGNREQRIYLWFDPTKGYHSYSVLWNTYLIVIFVDDVPIRAFKNSKDLGVKFPFNQPMKIYSSLWDADDWATRGGLEKTDWSNAPFTASYTSFHVDGCEAATPQEVQVCNTKGMKWWDQKAFQDLDALQYRRLRWVRQKYTVYNYCTDKARYPVPPPECTKDRDI, via the exons ATGGGTACCATAAAAGGAGTTTTATTTAGTATTGTTTTGATTAATTTGTCACTTGTTGTATTTTGTGGGTATCCTAGAAGGCCAGTAGATGTGCCCTTTTGGAAAAACTATGAGCCAAGTTGGGctagtcaccatattaagttcCTCAATGGTGGTACCACTACTGATCTTATTCTTGACAGATCTTCAG GAGCTGGATTTCAGTCAAAGAAATCATATCTGTTTGGGCATTTCAGTATGAAAATGAAGCTTGTTGGTGGAGACTCAGCTGGTGTTGTCACTGCATTTTAC cTGTCATCGAATAATGCAGAGCACGATGAgatagattttgaatttttggggAACAGAACTGGGCAGCCATACATATTGCAGACAAATGTATTCACAGGAGGAAAAGGGAACAGAGAACAGAGAATATATCTTTGGTTTGACCCAACCAAGGGCTACCATTCTTATTCTGTTCTTTGGAATACATACCTCATTGT GATCTTCGTGGACGACGTCCCAATTAGAGCATTCAAAAACTCTAAAGATCTTGGTGTGAAATTTCCATTCAATCAGCCCATGAAGATATACTCGAGTCTATGGGACGCGGATGATTGGGCCACAAGAGGTGGGCTTGAGAAAACCGATTGGTCCAACGCCCCATTCACCGCGTCATACACATCGTTCCACGTGGACGGATGTGAAGCAGCCACGCCACAAGAAGTCCAAGTTTGTAACACTAAAGGCATGAAATGGTGGGATCAAAAGGCCTTCCAAGATTTAGATGCATTACAATACAGGAGACTTCGTTGGGTTCGTCAAAAATACACTGTTTATAACTATTGCACTGATAAAGCGAGGTATCCTGTTCCACCACCAGAGTGCACTAAGGACAGagatatttaa